The following coding sequences are from one bacterium window:
- the prfB gene encoding peptide chain release factor 2 (programmed frameshift): MNEDIQGRILKMREKTDEMRGYLDVAKRKASLNELEAQTGAPGFWDDPNKAKAHLGRVNEIKAVLDPFGRIDKLVEEAGLMVELSEAEEPGPLRDHALSDAAKDLERAEVLFAELETRSLLNGPLDRSNAFVTVHAGAGGTESCDWANMLFRMFQRYASKKGFEVEVLDIQAGDEAGLKYATFAVRGPFAYGYMRCERGIHRLVRISPFDSNKRRHTSFASLDVIAELDDDIEVEIDEKDLRIDTFRSSGSGGQHVNKTDSAIRITHMPTGLVVSCQAERSQHMNKAKSMQMLKAKIYELEMDKKRKDMERFYGQKGEIAWGSQIRSYVFQPYTMVKDHRTDAETSNVEAVMDGDLDRFIEAYLKKEKASERKG; encoded by the exons ATGAACGAAGATATTCAGGGCCGCATTTTGAAAATGCGGGAGAAAACCGATGAGATGCGAGGTTATCTT GACGTTGCCAAACGCAAAGCCTCGTTAAATGAGCTCGAAGCCCAGACCGGGGCCCCCGGGTTCTGGGATGACCCGAACAAGGCCAAGGCCCATCTCGGGCGTGTGAATGAGATCAAGGCGGTCCTGGATCCGTTCGGCCGGATTGATAAACTGGTTGAAGAAGCCGGGCTGATGGTCGAGTTATCCGAGGCGGAAGAGCCCGGTCCGCTCCGGGATCATGCCCTCAGTGATGCGGCCAAGGACCTTGAGCGCGCCGAAGTCCTGTTTGCTGAATTGGAAACACGGTCGTTGTTGAATGGTCCCCTGGATCGCAGCAATGCCTTTGTCACTGTCCACGCTGGCGCCGGTGGTACCGAATCCTGCGACTGGGCCAACATGCTGTTCCGGATGTTCCAACGCTATGCTTCCAAAAAAGGCTTTGAGGTTGAAGTGCTCGATATTCAGGCGGGTGACGAGGCCGGGCTGAAATATGCCACCTTTGCCGTGCGCGGTCCGTTCGCCTATGGCTATATGAGATGCGAGCGGGGCATTCACCGGTTGGTCCGGATCAGCCCGTTTGATTCCAACAAACGGCGCCACACCTCCTTTGCGTCCCTGGATGTGATTGCTGAATTGGATGATGATATCGAGGTCGAGATTGATGAAAAGGATTTGCGGATCGACACGTTCCGTTCCAGCGGATCGGGTGGACAGCACGTCAACAAGACGGACTCGGCTATCCGCATCACTCATATGCCGACCGGCCTGGTGGTGTCGTGTCAGGCGGAACGTTCCCAGCACATGAACAAAGCCAAATCCATGCAGATGTTGAAGGCTAAGATTTATGAACTGGAAATGGATAAGAAGCGCAAGGATATGGAACGGTTCTATGGACAGAAGGGTGAAATCGCCTGGGGCAGCCAGATCCGTTCGTATGTGTTTCAGCCGTACACCATGGTGAAAGATCATCGCACCGATGCCGAGACCAGCAATGTCGAGGCCGTCATGGACGGGGATTTGGACCGCTTCATTGAAGCGTACCTGAAGAAGGAAAAAGCATCCGAAAGGAAGGGCTGA
- a CDS encoding energy-coupling factor ABC transporter permease: MHMADALISPAVGGAMWALTAGVMAWCARKVRETRDDRLVPMMGVLGAFIFTAQMINFSIPATGSSGHLGGGLLLAILLGPYAALLVIASVLTVQSLFFADGGLMALGCNIFNLGFFPSFIAYPLVYKLIAGNDRMGKRAWSAAMVAGIVGLQLGAFGVVVETTLSGISELPFKTFALIMQPIHLVIGMVEGLATATVVAFVARARPEALVRGQVALKEPKGRSVVVGLLVAAAILGGIASWFASTHPDGLEWSISKVTGSVQHIPPSAEPWPAVSAGTSLSGLVGGALTLVLAVLVGVALKACNKKT, from the coding sequence ATGCACATGGCAGATGCGTTAATTTCACCCGCGGTGGGCGGAGCGATGTGGGCGCTAACGGCCGGGGTGATGGCCTGGTGCGCCCGGAAGGTCCGGGAAACCCGTGATGACCGTCTGGTTCCAATGATGGGGGTATTGGGGGCCTTCATCTTTACGGCCCAGATGATCAATTTTTCAATTCCGGCAACGGGTTCAAGCGGGCATTTAGGCGGAGGACTGCTTCTGGCAATTCTGTTGGGACCGTATGCGGCCCTTCTCGTCATTGCTTCGGTGCTAACGGTGCAGTCCTTGTTTTTTGCCGATGGGGGGCTGATGGCATTAGGCTGTAATATTTTCAATCTCGGGTTCTTTCCCTCCTTTATCGCCTATCCACTGGTCTATAAACTGATTGCCGGTAACGACCGGATGGGCAAACGTGCCTGGAGCGCCGCCATGGTGGCCGGGATCGTCGGGCTGCAACTGGGCGCCTTCGGGGTGGTCGTGGAAACAACGTTGTCGGGTATCTCCGAGCTGCCATTTAAAACGTTTGCCCTGATCATGCAGCCCATTCACCTGGTCATCGGAATGGTGGAGGGGCTGGCCACCGCGACGGTGGTGGCGTTTGTGGCCCGGGCCCGACCGGAGGCGCTGGTCAGGGGCCAGGTTGCGTTGAAGGAACCCAAGGGCCGGTCAGTGGTGGTGGGGCTGTTAGTGGCGGCGGCGATCCTGGGCGGGATCGCCAGTTGGTTTGCCTCCACCCATCCAGATGGACTTGAATGGTCCATCAGCAAAGTCACCGGTTCAGTCCAACACATTCCGCCGTCTGCTGAGCCATGGCCGGCGGTGAGCGCCGGAACCTCGCTCTCGGGATTAGTGGGCGGGGCGCTGACCCTGGTCCTGGCGGTCCTGGTTGGCGTGGCCCTGAAAGCCTGTAATAAAAAAACGTGA
- the lnt gene encoding apolipoprotein N-acyltransferase has translation MLRGSYLIRWLGWIRESWRWIAAVVSGLLLAVAFPPFESGQVAWVALIPLLLALLVPPREPSTRSVPLAFKLGLTTGLIFWLTTMSWLFRLFETSPAPALLIVLGWLLLCGYCALYLGAFAMSAVWLVSKIGTEKLWQSLLLTIMIPVLWVGSEIIRSFLFGGFPWNLLAISQYRNIMLIQTAQWVGVPGVSGILMLVNTGLAMTLLRYIPFRKQERYRPHLELFIALISIALSFRTGVLLVREQAPTGGSVTIGAIQPAIPQVTKWTDEHVDLIHATFRHLMAQAVKDPEGAPDLIIWPETATPYCVTDDRGDSKAVVEELSRWGRPLLVGSMDEVSIGWNVMYYNASFLFDTNGVIAGHYYKQHLVPFGEYVPLSGWIPWLGKLAPMGWNCSPGDDATVFTMGTLPQWTFSCLICFEDIMSDLSRRAVKKGARLLVNQTNDAWFDRSAGPEQHLSHCVFRCVENRVAALRVANSGISCLIEPTGLIVEQTENGIGRPPEAAVLRWQVPMPGADFELTPYTRYGDWLLGIPCGVVAVLCFVLSCRSLMPKRQKG, from the coding sequence GTGTTGCGGGGAAGCTACTTGATCCGGTGGTTGGGGTGGATACGCGAGTCGTGGCGCTGGATCGCCGCGGTGGTATCGGGGCTGTTGCTGGCCGTCGCGTTTCCTCCCTTCGAGTCCGGTCAGGTGGCTTGGGTCGCCCTGATCCCCCTGTTGCTGGCACTGTTGGTGCCGCCACGTGAGCCCTCGACAAGATCGGTCCCCCTGGCCTTTAAACTGGGGCTGACGACCGGTCTCATTTTCTGGCTCACCACCATGAGCTGGTTGTTCCGCCTGTTTGAGACGTCGCCGGCGCCCGCCCTGCTGATTGTGCTCGGCTGGCTGTTGCTGTGCGGGTATTGTGCGCTTTATCTTGGAGCCTTCGCCATGTCGGCCGTCTGGCTCGTCAGTAAGATCGGCACGGAAAAGCTCTGGCAAAGCCTTCTGCTGACGATCATGATCCCGGTCTTATGGGTGGGCTCGGAGATCATCCGCTCCTTTCTGTTCGGGGGATTTCCCTGGAACCTGCTGGCCATCTCCCAGTACCGGAATATCATGCTGATTCAAACGGCCCAATGGGTCGGGGTGCCTGGCGTTTCAGGGATCCTGATGCTGGTGAATACAGGATTGGCGATGACACTCTTGCGCTACATCCCCTTTCGCAAACAGGAGCGCTACCGGCCGCATTTGGAGCTATTCATCGCGTTGATCAGTATAGCGCTGTCCTTCCGGACGGGCGTCCTGCTGGTTCGGGAACAGGCCCCGACTGGCGGGTCCGTGACGATCGGGGCCATTCAACCGGCCATCCCGCAGGTGACAAAATGGACGGATGAACATGTGGATCTCATTCACGCCACCTTCAGGCACCTGATGGCACAGGCGGTGAAGGATCCCGAGGGCGCTCCCGATTTGATTATCTGGCCGGAAACCGCAACCCCTTATTGTGTGACAGATGATCGCGGGGACTCGAAGGCGGTGGTTGAGGAGCTCAGCCGGTGGGGAAGACCCCTGCTGGTCGGCTCCATGGATGAGGTCAGTATCGGCTGGAATGTGATGTATTATAATGCGAGTTTCCTGTTCGACACCAATGGCGTGATCGCCGGGCATTATTATAAGCAGCATCTGGTTCCCTTTGGTGAGTATGTGCCTTTGAGCGGCTGGATTCCCTGGCTCGGTAAGTTAGCCCCCATGGGGTGGAATTGCTCACCCGGAGACGATGCAACCGTGTTTACGATGGGAACCTTACCGCAGTGGACCTTTTCCTGTCTGATCTGTTTTGAGGATATCATGTCGGATCTGTCGCGGCGGGCCGTCAAAAAAGGGGCCCGATTGCTGGTGAACCAGACGAATGATGCCTGGTTCGACCGGTCCGCCGGACCGGAGCAGCACTTGAGTCATTGTGTTTTCCGTTGCGTAGAGAACCGGGTGGCGGCGCTACGGGTGGCGAATTCCGGCATTTCCTGTCTGATTGAACCCACAGGGCTGATTGTCGAGCAGACTGAAAACGGGATTGGCCGACCACCGGAGGCCGCCGTGTTGCGCTGGCAGGTTCCGATGCCCGGGGCCGATTTCGAATTGACGCCCTACACCCGCTATGGGGACTGGCTTTTAGGAATTCCCTGCGGCGTTGTCGCGGTTCTGTGCTTTGTGTTGTCCTGCAGATCCCTCATGCCTAAACGCCAAAAGGGGTGA